One Gemmatimonadaceae bacterium genomic window, CGTGGCCGTCGGCGTCTTCGTCGTCGTGGCCATGGGCGCCACGATTCACGGCATCCGGCAGAGTTTCCAGCAGGACCTCGAGGAGTTCGGCGCCAACACCTTCCAGGTGCGGCGGCGCGGCGTGGGCTTCAGCAGCTGCGACGGCACCGACGAAAACTGCCCCGAGCGGCGCAATCCGCGCATCACGCTCGACGACTGGACCGCCATTCGCCGCCTCCCCGAGGTGGGGAGCGCGATGGCGTGGATGTTCGGCCAGCAGGACATGACGTACAAGAACCGCACGGTGAAGAATGTCGGCTACGACGCGCAGAGCGCCGACTGGATCAAGACCGACATCGCCGACGTCTCCCCCGGCCGGTCCTTCTCGGAGAGCGAACACGACGGCGCCGCGCCGGTGATCGTCGTCAACGACTCGCTCAAGAGCCAGCTCTTCGGCGACAGCGACCCCATCGGCAAGCAGGTTATGGTCGGCTCGCTGCAGATGACCGTGATCGGCGTGTACCACACCAAGGCCGGCTTCCTGAAGGCGATGGACGGGCGCGGCCCCGACCGGCCGCGCGCGGTGGTGCCCATGATGACGGCGTGGCGACGCATGCCCGTCTGGCGCAGCATGCTGATCATGGTGAAGCCGCGCCCCGAGGTGACGCGCGAGGACGCGATGGACGCGGTGACCGCGCTGCTGCGCGGCCGGCGCGGGCTGCATCCGGTGCAACCGAACAACTTCGCGCTGATTGGCATGGAACGGATGCTCGAGGTCTTCAACCAGCTCTTCGGCGCCATTTTCGTGGTCGGATTGGCGCTCTCGGCGGTCGGCCTGCTCGTCGGCGGCGTGGGCGTCGTGGCCATCATGATGATCTCCGTCACCGAGCGCACCCGGGAGATCGGCGTGCGCAAGGCGCTCGGCGCGACGCGCGGCACCATCCTGTGGCAGTTCCTCGTGGAGGCCTCCACGCTGACCAGCCTCGGCGCGGTCATCGGCCTGCTGATCGGTGCCGGCGTGGCCGCGGTGATCCGCGCGAACTTCCCGTCGATCCCGGCGTCGGTCCCCATCGCCAGCGTCGTCGCCGCCCTGCTGGTCGCCATCCTCACCGGCGTGGGTTTCGGCATGCTCCCCGCCATGCGGGCGGCGAAGCTGGACCCGGTGGATGCGCTGCGCTACGAGTAACGACGACTGAGGATCGGGAATTCGGAACCGGATTGATGATTCCGAATGCGGACTGCGATTCGCGACGGGCCGAGATCGCCAGTCGCCATCCGGAATCGCCATCAATGATCCCGTTCCGAATTCCCAATCCTCAATCGCTGTTGCCGTCGGGGCTCATCCCCTAGCTTAGATCGAATGGAGTCCGCCGCCCCGCGCGCCAATCGCCGCGCGCTCACCTTCATCTTCATCGCGATCCTCCTCGACATCATCGGGGCGGGCATCATGATGCCGGTGATTCCGTACCTGGTGCGCCCGTACAGCGCCGACGCGCTGACGATCGGGCTGCTGGCGGTGGCGTACTCGGTGGCGCAGTTCTTC contains:
- a CDS encoding ABC transporter permease translates to MSPMRFWDQVKMSFEGVTIAFDAIRANKVRAALTISGVAVGVFVVVAMGATIHGIRQSFQQDLEEFGANTFQVRRRGVGFSSCDGTDENCPERRNPRITLDDWTAIRRLPEVGSAMAWMFGQQDMTYKNRTVKNVGYDAQSADWIKTDIADVSPGRSFSESEHDGAAPVIVVNDSLKSQLFGDSDPIGKQVMVGSLQMTVIGVYHTKAGFLKAMDGRGPDRPRAVVPMMTAWRRMPVWRSMLIMVKPRPEVTREDAMDAVTALLRGRRGLHPVQPNNFALIGMERMLEVFNQLFGAIFVVGLALSAVGLLVGGVGVVAIMMISVTERTREIGVRKALGATRGTILWQFLVEASTLTSLGAVIGLLIGAGVAAVIRANFPSIPASVPIASVVAALLVAILTGVGFGMLPAMRAAKLDPVDALRYE